The proteins below come from a single Candidatus Flexicrinis affinis genomic window:
- the rho gene encoding transcription termination factor Rho, with amino-acid sequence MDIAQLEQLTLDELRQQARDAGIQRYSRLKKPDLILQLMRADAERRGLKLRGGVLEITHDGVGFLRADKYLPGPNDIYVAQAQIKRFNLRTGDMVIGQVRPPKDNEKYHGLLRVDAVNGVAPDENKVRPNFEDLTPIFPEVRFDLETSPRILSTRLLNLIAPVGRGQRGLIVSPPKAGKTTILKEIANAISHNYPDVHLMMVLIGERPEEVTDMDRSVDAEVVASTFDDPVHHHVQVAEMALERAKRLVEGKKDVVLLVDSITRLARAYNLVVPTSGRTLSGGLDPMAIQPPKRFFGAARNVEEGGSLTIVATCLVNTGSKMDDLIYEEFKGTGNMELHLSRKLQERRVFPAFDVEQSSTRREELLLGPDVLQRVYLLRRMWSHLAEDETVGQAGATEQLLQTLRQYDSNEDFLNSLTSNASTVGAMARAWR; translated from the coding sequence ATGGATATTGCACAACTCGAACAACTCACGCTAGACGAACTCCGCCAGCAGGCACGCGATGCGGGAATTCAGCGCTACAGCCGGCTGAAGAAGCCGGATCTGATCCTGCAGCTCATGCGCGCCGACGCCGAGCGCCGCGGCCTCAAGCTGCGCGGCGGCGTACTCGAAATCACGCATGACGGGGTCGGATTCCTGCGTGCAGACAAGTACCTGCCGGGCCCGAACGACATCTATGTCGCTCAAGCCCAGATCAAGCGGTTCAACCTGCGCACCGGTGATATGGTCATCGGGCAGGTGCGGCCTCCGAAAGACAACGAGAAGTATCACGGCCTGCTGCGGGTCGACGCGGTTAACGGCGTCGCGCCGGACGAGAACAAAGTGCGGCCCAATTTCGAGGATCTCACGCCGATCTTCCCTGAAGTCCGCTTCGATCTCGAAACCTCGCCGCGCATCCTCTCTACCCGCCTGCTTAACCTGATCGCCCCGGTCGGGCGCGGGCAGCGCGGACTGATCGTTTCGCCGCCAAAGGCCGGTAAGACGACCATCCTCAAAGAAATCGCCAACGCCATCAGCCACAATTATCCCGACGTCCATCTGATGATGGTGCTGATCGGCGAGCGCCCGGAAGAAGTCACCGACATGGACCGCTCGGTCGACGCCGAAGTTGTCGCGTCGACGTTCGACGATCCCGTGCATCATCACGTGCAGGTGGCGGAGATGGCGCTCGAACGCGCCAAGCGCCTCGTCGAAGGCAAGAAAGACGTCGTGCTGCTGGTCGATTCGATCACGCGCCTCGCCCGTGCCTATAACCTCGTCGTCCCGACCAGCGGACGCACGCTCTCCGGCGGCCTCGACCCGATGGCGATTCAACCGCCCAAACGATTCTTCGGCGCGGCCCGCAACGTCGAGGAGGGCGGATCGCTCACCATCGTTGCGACCTGCCTCGTCAATACCGGCAGCAAGATGGATGACCTGATCTACGAGGAATTCAAAGGCACCGGCAACATGGAGCTGCACCTCAGCCGCAAGCTGCAGGAGCGCCGCGTGTTCCCGGCTTTCGATGTCGAACAGTCGTCAACCCGCCGCGAGGAGCTTCTGCTCGGGCCGGACGTGCTCCAGCGTGTGTATCTGCTGCGGCGGATGTGGTCGCACTTGGCCGAGGACGAGACCGTCGGGCAGGCCGGCGCGACCGAACAGCTCCTGCAGACCCTGCGCCAATACGACAGCAACGAGGACTTCCTCAACAGCCTCACCAGCAACGCGTCGACGGTCGGCGCGATGGCTCGCGCCTGGCGCTAG
- a CDS encoding sigma-70 family RNA polymerase sigma factor, which produces MPPSSPPPDDLPLILAAQRGDLDSFNGLVTRYQNVAYTVAYRLLGEPFAAADAAQDAFISAYRKIREYRGGSFKAWLLRIVTNTAYDQIRYDQRRPATGIEDLPGAEYDDGPPLASDDVLPEDAAEQRDTQQVIQDCLQTLPADQRLTLVMFDMQDYSYQEIAEANDVQLGTVKSRLSRARLGMRRCLEGKRELFDAPRRLDS; this is translated from the coding sequence ATGCCCCCCAGTTCTCCGCCGCCAGACGACCTCCCGTTGATACTCGCTGCCCAGCGCGGCGATCTCGACTCGTTCAACGGGCTTGTCACGCGCTATCAGAACGTTGCGTATACCGTGGCGTATCGCCTGTTGGGCGAACCGTTCGCCGCGGCAGACGCCGCCCAAGACGCGTTCATCAGCGCCTATCGCAAAATCCGCGAGTACCGGGGCGGCAGCTTCAAAGCTTGGCTGCTCAGGATCGTCACCAACACGGCATACGATCAGATCCGCTACGACCAGCGCCGCCCGGCGACTGGTATCGAGGACTTGCCGGGCGCCGAGTACGACGACGGTCCGCCGCTCGCCAGCGACGACGTGCTGCCCGAGGATGCCGCCGAACAGCGCGACACCCAGCAGGTGATTCAAGACTGCCTGCAAACGCTGCCCGCCGACCAGCGCCTCACGCTCGTCATGTTCGATATGCAGGACTACAGCTATCAGGAGATCGCCGAAGCGAACGACGTGCAGCTAGGCACCGTGAAATCCCGCCTGAGCCGCGCCCGGCTTGGGATGCGTCGCTGCCTCGAGGGCAAACGGGAACTTTTCGATGCGCCCCGGCGTCTTGACTCATAA
- a CDS encoding zinc ribbon domain-containing protein: MHDYDFRCKDCRTRFTVTVATYAEYDALAPACPSCGSTALSRLISGVAIPRSSRDFTKLSSDEMLNVFESGESKQVGQMFQQFGEQFGGASPDEALPYHDAAKQLMAGKSMESVERSLAEATQPPPSTAADD, encoded by the coding sequence ATGCACGACTACGACTTCCGCTGCAAAGACTGCCGCACGCGCTTCACCGTGACGGTCGCCACCTATGCCGAATACGATGCCCTCGCTCCGGCCTGCCCGTCGTGCGGGAGCACAGCGCTCAGCCGCCTGATTTCCGGCGTGGCTATCCCGCGTTCCAGCCGGGATTTTACCAAGCTGTCCTCCGACGAAATGCTCAACGTCTTCGAGTCGGGCGAATCCAAGCAGGTCGGCCAGATGTTCCAGCAGTTCGGCGAGCAGTTTGGTGGCGCATCGCCGGACGAAGCTCTACCCTATCACGACGCGGCAAAGCAGCTCATGGCCGGCAAATCGATGGAGTCCGTCGAGCGCAGCTTGGCCGAGGCTACGCAGCCGCCCCCGTCGACAGCTGCGGACGATTGA
- a CDS encoding S9 family peptidase, which translates to MPRIDYPASRTIDHVDTYHGEAVPDPYRWLEEMKSREVLDWAEAQTAVTESILREDARWKHLRKRLNTLAKFNKVTPPTKAAGKLFFFENDGTTSQPKIMVMDETTGEMRVVLDVNTLSDDGTVAVPVFKPSPDGKLLAYAIADGGSDWNVVRILNVATGENLPDVLERTRYTPIGWLADGSAFYYARYPEKSGNDMQFSQVWLHRIGTPQSDDTLIFETPDRPELNHVPILTDDKKYIVLNTWKDLNGNRVWVLPLDRPGEVVKLVDDDSEISAFSGNIGTRFYMVTLHGAPRGRVVYVDLDAPGVMHEVIAESEGVVSGYFGGAALCNGHMVVLSLKDVTSRIDYYTIDGQHVRSVDLPTLGTIGMNSFGEADDTDFYIRFESFAYPPTVFRVDVPDGTVTAFRPPKLDFDPSSILVDQVFYPSKDGTRVPMFIVHRADVQLDGRAPVYMTAYGGFAVPVMPSFGVQGAPWMAWLELGGVVAVPNLRGGGEYGEDWHKAGMLAKKQAVFDDLHAAAEWLEANGITHRSRLGIQGGSNGGLLTSAAITQRPDLYGAAVVAVPLTDMLRYQHFTIGRLWIGEYGSSEDPEQYEWLKAYSPLHNIKPGAKYPPTLITTGSHDDRVVPAHAYKFAAAMQAAQGGDAPILLHVETRVGHGIGKPLAFILDSVADQFTFFAQQFGLEF; encoded by the coding sequence ATGCCGCGCATCGACTACCCCGCGTCCCGCACGATCGACCATGTCGACACGTACCACGGAGAAGCGGTCCCCGATCCGTACCGCTGGTTGGAAGAAATGAAGTCGCGCGAAGTGCTCGACTGGGCCGAGGCGCAGACCGCCGTCACCGAGTCGATCTTGCGCGAGGACGCACGCTGGAAGCACTTGCGCAAACGGCTCAACACGCTCGCAAAGTTCAACAAGGTCACCCCGCCGACCAAGGCTGCGGGCAAGCTGTTCTTCTTCGAGAACGACGGCACGACATCCCAGCCCAAGATTATGGTGATGGATGAGACGACCGGAGAGATGCGCGTCGTGCTCGACGTCAATACGCTGAGCGACGATGGCACGGTGGCCGTCCCGGTCTTCAAACCCAGCCCGGATGGCAAGCTGCTCGCGTATGCCATCGCCGACGGCGGCTCGGACTGGAATGTGGTGCGTATCCTGAACGTCGCAACGGGTGAGAACCTGCCCGATGTATTGGAGCGCACCCGCTACACGCCGATCGGCTGGCTTGCGGACGGCAGCGCGTTCTACTACGCCCGCTACCCGGAAAAGAGCGGCAACGACATGCAGTTCAGCCAAGTGTGGCTGCATCGTATCGGCACGCCGCAATCCGACGACACGCTGATCTTCGAGACACCCGACCGGCCCGAACTCAACCACGTCCCGATCCTCACCGACGACAAGAAGTACATCGTCCTCAACACGTGGAAAGACCTGAACGGCAACCGGGTCTGGGTGCTGCCGCTCGACCGCCCCGGTGAGGTGGTGAAGCTGGTGGATGACGATTCGGAGATCAGTGCCTTCTCAGGGAACATCGGCACGCGCTTCTACATGGTGACGCTGCACGGCGCGCCACGTGGTCGGGTCGTCTACGTCGACCTCGATGCGCCCGGCGTGATGCACGAGGTCATCGCCGAGAGCGAAGGCGTGGTGTCCGGCTATTTCGGCGGTGCGGCGCTGTGTAACGGCCACATGGTTGTGCTCAGCCTCAAAGACGTGACCAGCCGCATCGACTACTACACGATCGACGGCCAGCACGTGCGCTCGGTCGATCTGCCGACGCTCGGCACGATCGGCATGAACAGCTTCGGCGAGGCCGACGACACGGACTTCTACATCCGCTTCGAGTCGTTCGCCTACCCGCCGACCGTCTTCCGCGTCGACGTGCCGGATGGCACCGTAACTGCATTCCGCCCGCCCAAGCTGGATTTCGACCCGTCGTCCATTCTTGTCGATCAGGTCTTCTATCCGAGCAAGGATGGCACGAGGGTGCCGATGTTCATCGTCCACCGCGCCGACGTGCAACTGGATGGGCGCGCGCCCGTCTACATGACGGCCTACGGTGGGTTTGCCGTTCCGGTCATGCCGTCGTTCGGGGTGCAGGGCGCGCCGTGGATGGCGTGGCTCGAACTCGGGGGCGTCGTCGCTGTACCCAACCTGCGCGGCGGCGGCGAATACGGCGAAGACTGGCACAAGGCCGGCATGCTCGCGAAGAAACAGGCCGTATTCGACGACCTTCACGCTGCCGCCGAATGGCTGGAGGCCAACGGTATCACGCACCGGTCGCGGCTCGGCATTCAGGGTGGAAGCAACGGCGGCTTACTCACCAGCGCGGCCATCACCCAGCGGCCCGACCTTTACGGCGCGGCGGTCGTGGCCGTGCCGCTCACCGACATGCTGCGCTACCAGCACTTCACGATCGGCCGGCTGTGGATCGGCGAGTACGGCAGCAGCGAAGACCCGGAGCAGTACGAATGGCTGAAAGCCTACTCACCGCTGCACAACATCAAGCCCGGCGCCAAGTATCCGCCCACGTTGATCACGACCGGCTCTCACGATGATCGTGTCGTGCCGGCGCACGCGTACAAGTTCGCGGCGGCGATGCAAGCGGCGCAGGGCGGCGACGCGCCGATTCTGCTGCATGTCGAGACGCGCGTCGGCCACGGTATCGGCAAGCCGCTGGCGTTCATCCTCGACTCGGTCGCCGACCAGTTCACGTTCTTCGCCCAGCAGTTCGGACTCGAGTTCTAG
- a CDS encoding CinA family protein: MADELALDVGRRLTAQGATVTTAESCTGGLIAHRLTNIPGSSAYVLGGVVAYSNAVKHALLGVDEAVLAEHGAVSAPVAEQMARGARQALGATYAVSVTGIAGPGGGTADKPVGLTYIGVAGPDGVTVERHIWAGDREQNKAYSADAALALLLKVMT; the protein is encoded by the coding sequence ATGGCGGATGAATTGGCGCTGGACGTTGGCCGGCGGTTGACGGCGCAGGGTGCGACCGTCACGACGGCGGAAAGCTGCACGGGCGGGTTGATCGCCCATCGGCTGACGAACATCCCCGGCAGCTCGGCGTATGTGTTGGGCGGGGTCGTCGCCTATAGCAACGCGGTCAAACACGCGCTGCTCGGCGTCGATGAGGCGGTGCTGGCCGAACACGGTGCCGTGAGTGCGCCGGTGGCGGAACAGATGGCGCGCGGCGCACGGCAGGCGCTGGGGGCGACTTATGCTGTCTCGGTGACCGGGATCGCCGGTCCGGGCGGTGGCACGGCTGACAAGCCCGTCGGGCTGACGTACATTGGTGTCGCGGGGCCGGACGGCGTTACGGTCGAGCGGCACATTTGGGCTGGCGACCGCGAGCAGAACAAGGCATACAGCGCAGATGCGGCTTTGGCGTTACTGCTGAAGGTGATGACGTGA